Proteins encoded within one genomic window of Nonomuraea gerenzanensis:
- a CDS encoding cytochrome P450: MTEPAMTEPAMIEDFDVGADWHVAAPYPFLAGLREHAPVFKSEHLGAYVLTRYADVRAAYGDPRRFSSQGSLTISRSLTRQTRQKLGEHGSFLSSFVANVDPPDHTRLRRSVSRAFTPRAVAAMEQRFRALNEDLLDRVAPRGRADFVSEIGHEPSIKLTARFIGLPEADEAFVQARVKDWFQLFLSPQPPERQLELADGFLTYLDYVDRLVAARAKEPKDDFTSLMTSLIGEELTHREVVELISTILLGGNDTVPNQLGNTVLRLLREGAWPVPPELVANASEECMRIDGASLGSFRYAAEDIALHGVTIPRGALVLLSTDSAGHDGSVFPDPDRFVIDRPNAAEHLVFGYGIHFCVGAALGRLQLRTALEVLGRRLPGLRLAPGQAVAYRRSIVGRGLTSLLVEW, translated from the coding sequence ATGACCGAGCCCGCCATGACCGAGCCCGCCATGATCGAGGATTTCGACGTCGGGGCCGACTGGCACGTGGCCGCCCCGTACCCGTTCCTGGCCGGGCTGCGCGAGCACGCCCCGGTGTTCAAGAGCGAGCACCTGGGCGCGTACGTGCTGACCCGCTACGCCGACGTGCGGGCCGCGTACGGCGACCCCCGGCGCTTCTCCTCCCAGGGCTCCCTGACGATCTCCCGCAGCCTCACCAGGCAGACCAGGCAGAAGCTCGGCGAGCACGGCTCGTTCCTGTCCAGCTTCGTGGCGAACGTGGACCCGCCCGACCACACGCGCCTGCGCCGGTCGGTGTCGCGGGCGTTCACGCCGCGCGCGGTGGCCGCCATGGAGCAGCGCTTCAGGGCGCTGAACGAGGACCTGCTCGACCGCGTGGCCCCGCGCGGCCGGGCCGACTTCGTCAGCGAGATCGGCCACGAGCCGTCGATCAAGCTGACCGCCCGCTTCATCGGCCTGCCGGAGGCGGACGAGGCGTTCGTGCAGGCCCGCGTCAAGGACTGGTTCCAGCTCTTCCTCTCGCCGCAGCCGCCGGAGCGGCAGCTGGAGCTGGCCGACGGCTTCCTGACCTACCTCGACTACGTGGATCGCCTGGTCGCCGCGCGGGCCAAGGAGCCGAAGGACGACTTCACCTCCCTGATGACCTCGCTGATCGGGGAGGAGCTGACGCACCGCGAGGTGGTCGAGCTGATCTCCACGATTCTGCTCGGAGGCAACGACACCGTGCCGAACCAGCTCGGCAACACCGTGCTGCGGCTGCTGCGCGAGGGCGCCTGGCCGGTGCCGCCCGAGCTGGTCGCCAACGCCTCCGAGGAGTGCATGCGCATCGACGGGGCCTCGCTCGGCTCCTTCCGCTACGCGGCCGAGGACATCGCCCTGCACGGCGTGACGATCCCGCGCGGGGCCCTGGTGCTGCTGTCCACCGACTCGGCCGGGCACGACGGGAGCGTCTTCCCCGACCCGGACCGGTTCGTGATCGACCGGCCGAACGCCGCCGAGCATCTGGTCTTCGGCTACGGCATCCACTTCTGCGTGGGGGCCGCGCTGGGGCGGTTGCAGCTGCGTACGGCGCTGGAGGTGCTCGGCAGGCGGCTGCCAGGGCTGCGGCTCGCGCCCGGCCAGGCCGTCGCCTACCGCAGATCGATCGTGGGCCGCGGGCTGACGTCCCTGCTGGTGGAATGGTGA
- a CDS encoding SDR family NAD(P)-dependent oxidoreductase codes for MVSGRFDGKVALVTGAGSGIGAACAARFAAEGACVGVLDVSAAGARATAAAIRAHGGTGTALTCDVSDDKQVREAIATLVASFGRVDVLHSNAAVFEPGVYGRDRELETLDVAVWDRTMEVNLRGAMLMVKHTMPVMPDGGAVVLTSSVSALVGDTVHAAYGASKSALIGFTRYVATMYGSRGVRCNAVAPALVLTPNAQRAMTPEQLAVKQAERLLPWACSVEDVANLVAFLSCEESRCLTGQTLVIDSGTLAHRPQHAVERWRSRP; via the coding sequence ATGGTGAGCGGGCGCTTCGACGGCAAGGTGGCGCTCGTGACGGGCGCCGGGTCCGGCATCGGCGCGGCCTGCGCGGCCCGCTTCGCCGCCGAGGGGGCCTGCGTCGGGGTCCTCGACGTCAGCGCGGCGGGCGCGCGGGCCACCGCCGCCGCCATCCGCGCCCACGGCGGCACCGGGACGGCGCTGACCTGCGACGTCTCCGACGACAAGCAGGTGCGGGAGGCGATCGCGACGCTGGTGGCCTCCTTCGGCAGGGTGGACGTCCTGCACTCCAACGCGGCCGTGTTCGAGCCCGGCGTGTACGGGCGGGACCGCGAGCTGGAGACGCTCGACGTCGCCGTCTGGGACCGGACCATGGAGGTCAACCTGCGCGGCGCCATGCTCATGGTCAAGCACACGATGCCCGTCATGCCCGACGGCGGCGCCGTCGTCCTCACCTCCTCGGTGTCCGCCCTGGTGGGCGACACGGTGCACGCCGCCTACGGCGCCTCCAAGTCGGCGCTGATCGGCTTCACCCGGTACGTGGCCACGATGTACGGCTCGCGCGGCGTCCGCTGCAACGCGGTCGCGCCCGCCCTCGTCCTGACCCCGAACGCCCAGCGCGCGATGACCCCCGAGCAGCTCGCCGTGAAGCAGGCCGAGCGGCTGCTGCCGTGGGCCTGCTCGGTGGAGGACGTGGCCAACCTGGTGGCGTTCCTGAGCTGCGAGGAGTCCCGCTGCCTGACGGGCCAGACCCTGGTCATCGACTCCGGCACGCTCGCCCACCGGCCCCAGCACGCGGTTGAGCGGTGGCGCTCACGGCCATAG
- a CDS encoding Gfo/Idh/MocA family protein: MDNHREPVSVGLIGAGPWARMAHVPMLAKGPHTRLAGVWARRPEAAAELGAPVYATAEELFEHCEAVAFCVPPAVQARYAVRAARAGKALLLEKPLADTLEGAERVAAAVAEAGVASQMVLTLRYAPQTRAFLARCAEIDPFGGHAANISGLLLGDHPFATPWRHEHGPLLDVGPHLIDLLDAALGRVTGVRAHGRPLGWVGLLLEHEGGAVSEVSLCMTAGGDQPQQTIAVYGRAGSAVLPDSDEDPLERIAEEFAGTVRAGGGHPLDAAHGLRLQRIIAEARAQLAP; encoded by the coding sequence GTGGACAATCACAGAGAGCCGGTGTCGGTGGGGCTGATCGGGGCGGGGCCGTGGGCGCGGATGGCGCACGTGCCGATGCTGGCCAAGGGGCCGCACACGCGGCTGGCCGGGGTGTGGGCCCGCAGGCCGGAGGCCGCCGCCGAGCTGGGGGCGCCCGTGTACGCGACGGCCGAGGAGTTGTTCGAGCACTGCGAGGCCGTGGCGTTCTGCGTGCCGCCCGCCGTACAGGCGCGGTACGCCGTGCGGGCCGCCCGTGCGGGCAAGGCGCTGCTGCTGGAGAAGCCGCTCGCCGACACCCTGGAGGGCGCCGAGCGGGTGGCCGCCGCCGTCGCCGAGGCGGGCGTGGCCTCGCAGATGGTGCTCACGCTCAGGTACGCCCCCCAGACCCGCGCGTTCCTGGCCCGTTGCGCCGAGATCGACCCGTTCGGCGGCCACGCCGCGAACATCTCCGGCCTCCTGCTCGGCGACCACCCCTTCGCCACCCCCTGGCGGCACGAGCACGGCCCGCTCCTCGACGTCGGCCCGCACCTGATCGACCTCCTGGACGCCGCCCTGGGCCGCGTCACCGGCGTGCGCGCGCACGGCCGCCCGCTCGGCTGGGTCGGCCTGCTGCTCGAGCACGAGGGTGGCGCCGTCAGCGAGGTGTCCCTGTGCATGACCGCCGGCGGCGACCAGCCCCAGCAGACGATCGCCGTGTACGGCCGCGCGGGCAGCGCCGTCCTGCCGGACTCCGACGAGGACCCGCTGGAGAGGATCGCCGAGGAGTTCGCCGGCACCGTGCGCGCGGGCGGCGGGCACCCGCTCGACGCCGCCCACGGCCTCCGGTTGCAGCGGATCATCGCCGAGGCCCGCGCCCAACTCGCCCCTTGA
- a CDS encoding ABC transporter substrate-binding protein, with the protein MRPVRTALAGALLGTLLLAGCGQDGGTTTASAPTTAPASPSGDFPVTVEAGNGKVTIAKKPQRIVSLSATHTETLFAIGAGPQVVAVDDQSNHPPEAPKTDLSGFKPNVEAIVAQKPDLVIVSDDQDQVVAELGKVNVPVLLQPAATKLDEAYEEIAELGAATGNKAKADEVVAGMKTAIDGLAAQAPKDKQLTYYHELDTTPYAATSKTFIGQIYGLFGLTNIADKAPDAAGGYPKLSAEFVAQADPDLIFLADVKCCQQSKDTLAKRPGWKNLSAIENDQVIQLDDDIASRWGPRVVELAEAIGAAVSKAGTS; encoded by the coding sequence GTGAGGCCCGTACGCACGGCTCTCGCGGGCGCGCTGCTGGGAACGCTCCTTCTGGCCGGATGCGGCCAGGACGGCGGCACCACCACAGCGTCCGCCCCCACCACGGCCCCCGCCTCCCCCTCCGGCGACTTCCCCGTCACCGTCGAGGCGGGCAACGGCAAGGTCACCATCGCCAAGAAGCCCCAGCGGATCGTCTCGCTGTCGGCCACCCACACCGAGACGCTGTTCGCCATCGGCGCCGGCCCTCAGGTCGTGGCGGTGGACGACCAGTCGAACCACCCGCCCGAGGCCCCCAAGACCGACCTGTCCGGCTTCAAGCCGAACGTCGAGGCCATCGTCGCCCAGAAGCCCGACCTCGTCATCGTCTCCGACGACCAGGACCAGGTCGTCGCCGAGCTGGGCAAGGTGAACGTGCCCGTCCTGCTCCAGCCGGCCGCCACCAAGCTGGACGAGGCGTACGAGGAGATCGCCGAACTCGGCGCCGCCACCGGCAACAAGGCCAAGGCGGACGAGGTCGTCGCCGGGATGAAGACGGCCATCGACGGGCTGGCCGCGCAGGCGCCCAAGGACAAGCAGCTCACCTACTACCACGAGCTCGACACCACGCCGTACGCCGCCACGTCCAAGACCTTCATCGGCCAGATCTACGGACTGTTCGGCCTGACCAACATCGCCGACAAGGCGCCCGACGCGGCCGGCGGCTACCCCAAGCTCTCCGCCGAGTTCGTCGCCCAGGCCGACCCCGACCTGATCTTCCTGGCCGACGTCAAGTGCTGTCAGCAGAGCAAGGACACCCTGGCCAAGCGGCCGGGGTGGAAGAACCTGTCCGCGATCGAGAACGACCAGGTGATCCAGCTCGACGACGACATCGCCTCCCGGTGGGGGCCGCGGGTGGTCGAGTTGGCCGAGGCCATCGGCGCGGCGGTGTCCAAGGCGGGCACGAGCTGA
- a CDS encoding FecCD family ABC transporter permease has product MVTQAGPSRARPLWVVCALGVLAVSMIAALLDGAADISPWQVVLQVVDWLPFFQVDSGLAPVEQGLLFELRLPRVLVAAVVGGLLAMAGAGYQGVFRNPLADPYLLGAAAGAGLAATAAIVLLPATTGSIPVAAFLGAVGGVLLAYTLGNTAGRAGGTATLVLAGVAVTSFLTAIQTFVQQFKVEELQRIYSWILGDVGGGWDQLWLVLPYAAVSAVLLLLHGRMLDVLSVGDEEATSLGLRAGRVRLMVLLAASLATAAAVAVSGLIGFVGIVVPHVVRRIAGGSYRIVLPLSLIGGAAFLVLADLVARTVIAPAELPIGVVTMFVGAPFFVVVLRMTRRAAT; this is encoded by the coding sequence GTGGTGACGCAGGCCGGCCCGTCCAGGGCCAGACCCCTGTGGGTGGTGTGCGCGCTGGGCGTGCTGGCCGTCTCCATGATCGCCGCCCTGCTCGACGGGGCCGCCGACATCTCGCCGTGGCAGGTCGTCCTCCAGGTGGTGGACTGGCTGCCGTTCTTCCAGGTGGACTCGGGGCTGGCGCCCGTCGAGCAGGGGCTGCTGTTCGAGCTGCGGCTGCCGCGGGTGCTGGTCGCCGCCGTGGTCGGCGGGCTGCTGGCGATGGCCGGCGCCGGGTACCAGGGTGTCTTCCGCAACCCGCTCGCCGACCCGTACCTGCTGGGCGCAGCCGCCGGCGCCGGGCTGGCGGCCACCGCGGCCATCGTGCTGCTGCCGGCCACGACCGGGAGCATCCCGGTGGCGGCCTTCCTCGGGGCCGTGGGCGGCGTGCTGCTGGCGTACACGCTGGGCAACACCGCCGGGCGGGCCGGCGGCACGGCCACGCTGGTGCTGGCCGGGGTGGCGGTGACCTCGTTCCTCACCGCGATCCAGACGTTCGTCCAGCAGTTCAAGGTGGAGGAGCTGCAGCGCATCTACTCGTGGATCCTCGGCGACGTCGGCGGCGGGTGGGACCAGCTCTGGCTCGTCCTGCCGTACGCCGCCGTCTCAGCCGTGCTGCTCCTGCTGCACGGGCGCATGCTGGACGTGCTGTCCGTCGGCGACGAGGAGGCCACCAGCCTGGGGCTGCGGGCCGGCCGGGTGCGGCTCATGGTGCTGCTGGCCGCGTCCCTGGCCACCGCGGCGGCCGTGGCGGTGAGCGGGCTGATCGGGTTCGTGGGCATCGTGGTGCCGCATGTCGTGCGGCGGATCGCGGGCGGCTCGTACCGGATCGTGCTGCCGCTCTCGCTCATCGGCGGGGCGGCGTTCCTCGTGCTGGCCGACCTCGTGGCCCGCACCGTGATCGCGCCCGCCGAGCTGCCGATCGGCGTCGTGACGATGTTCGTGGGCGCGCCGTTCTTCGTGGTGGTGCTGCGCATGACCAGGCGGGCCGCCACATGA
- a CDS encoding ABC transporter ATP-binding protein, whose product MISAHGLTVRLGERDVLDGVDFEVRRGEWVGVIGPNGAGKSTLLKALMGLVAHRGGVLLDSRPSGGLKPRERARLLAYAPQTPALPPDMTVFDYALLGRTPYIPYLGRESRHDREVTGSVIERLDLTALAGRRVGELSGGERQRVVLARALAQQAPALLLDEPTTALDLGHQQQVLELVDRLRRTDGLTVVTTLHDLTVAGLYADSLLLLTGGRAVASGEPAQVLTEELVGRHFDAHVKIEPGPDGRPVVHLVRGGS is encoded by the coding sequence ATGATCAGCGCACACGGCCTGACCGTGCGGCTCGGCGAGCGCGACGTCCTCGACGGCGTGGACTTCGAGGTGCGGCGCGGCGAGTGGGTGGGCGTCATCGGGCCCAACGGGGCCGGCAAGTCCACCCTGCTCAAGGCCCTCATGGGGCTGGTCGCGCACCGGGGCGGCGTGCTGCTCGACTCCCGGCCGTCCGGCGGGCTCAAGCCGCGCGAGCGGGCCAGGCTGCTGGCGTACGCGCCGCAGACGCCCGCCCTGCCGCCCGACATGACGGTCTTCGACTACGCGTTGCTGGGGCGCACGCCGTACATCCCCTACCTGGGACGCGAGAGCCGGCACGACCGCGAGGTCACCGGATCCGTGATCGAGCGGCTGGACCTGACGGCGCTGGCCGGCCGCCGCGTCGGCGAGCTGTCCGGCGGCGAGCGGCAGCGCGTCGTGCTCGCCAGGGCGCTCGCCCAGCAGGCCCCCGCGCTGCTGCTGGACGAGCCCACCACCGCCCTCGACCTCGGCCACCAGCAGCAGGTGCTGGAGCTGGTGGACCGGCTGCGCCGCACCGACGGCCTGACCGTCGTCACCACCCTGCACGACCTGACCGTGGCCGGCCTCTACGCCGACTCCCTCCTGCTCCTGACCGGCGGCCGGGCCGTCGCCTCCGGCGAGCCCGCCCAGGTGCTGACGGAGGAACTCGTGGGACGGCACTTCGACGCGCATGTGAAGATCGAGCCGGGGCCCGACGGGCGGCCCGTCGTGCACCTGGTGCGGGGAGGGT